The following coding sequences are from one Oryzisolibacter sp. LB2S window:
- the fdxA gene encoding ferredoxin FdxA → MTHVVVENCIKCKYTDCVDVCPVDCFREGPNFLVIDPDECIDCAVCVPECPANAIFAEEDLPSDQLSFIKLNAELTPKFKSITKRKAALPDADEWNGTPGKLQHLER, encoded by the coding sequence ATGACCCACGTCGTTGTCGAAAACTGCATCAAGTGCAAATACACCGATTGCGTGGATGTGTGCCCGGTGGACTGCTTCCGCGAAGGCCCGAACTTCCTCGTGATCGACCCCGATGAGTGCATCGACTGTGCCGTCTGCGTGCCCGAGTGCCCCGCCAACGCCATCTTTGCCGAGGAGGACCTGCCCAGCGACCAGTTGTCCTTCATCAAGCTGAACGCCGAGCTCACGCCCAAGTTCAAGAGCATCACCAAGCGCAAGGCCGCCCTGCCCGACGCCGACGAGTGGAACGGCACGCCGGGCAAGCTGCAACATCTGGAGCGCTGA
- a CDS encoding NAD(P)/FAD-dependent oxidoreductase, whose translation MQPAAGNAPATTDAVIIGAGPAGLFQVFQLGLQGLRTHLFDALPFAGGQCAELYGDKPIYDIPAMAACTGHELVQRLCAQIRPFAPGWHLGQRVNHIEPLAQGGFLVAGAHGTRLHARAVFIASGVGAFEPRALKLPGLEAFAGTQMLHALAADTRLTGLRVLVHGGGEAAVRQAIACATAPEALRAAHVTLQHRRDQFEAPPALLEELQALRAAGRIEVAVGVASAIVQRQERLAALEIITPDGQPRQIPADRLVVRLGLVPRLGPIADWGLQLERKQLVVDPATMATSMPGIYAVGDAISYPGKRKLIVSAFHEATLAAFGAAEWLAGGSIPLEYTTSSRRLQDLLGVAPGDS comes from the coding sequence ATGCAACCCGCCGCAGGCAACGCGCCCGCAACAACCGATGCCGTGATCATCGGCGCGGGCCCGGCCGGCCTGTTCCAGGTCTTTCAGCTCGGCCTGCAGGGCCTGCGCACGCATCTGTTCGATGCCCTTCCCTTCGCGGGCGGGCAATGCGCCGAGCTCTACGGCGACAAACCCATCTACGACATTCCGGCCATGGCCGCCTGCACCGGCCATGAGCTGGTGCAGCGCCTGTGCGCGCAGATCCGCCCGTTCGCACCCGGCTGGCACCTGGGCCAGCGCGTCAACCACATCGAGCCCCTGGCCCAGGGGGGCTTTCTCGTGGCCGGCGCCCATGGCACGCGGCTGCATGCGCGCGCAGTGTTCATCGCCAGCGGCGTGGGCGCCTTCGAGCCGCGCGCGCTCAAGCTGCCCGGCCTGGAGGCGTTTGCCGGCACGCAGATGCTGCACGCGCTGGCCGCCGACACCCGCCTGACGGGCCTGCGCGTGCTAGTGCATGGCGGCGGCGAGGCGGCCGTGCGGCAGGCCATCGCCTGCGCCACGGCGCCCGAGGCGCTGCGCGCCGCGCATGTCACGCTGCAGCACCGGCGCGACCAGTTCGAGGCCCCACCCGCGCTGCTCGAGGAACTGCAGGCGCTGCGCGCGGCCGGGCGCATCGAGGTCGCGGTCGGCGTGGCCAGCGCCATCGTGCAACGCCAGGAGCGGCTTGCGGCGCTGGAAATCATCACCCCCGACGGCCAGCCGCGGCAGATACCCGCCGACCGCCTCGTCGTGCGCCTGGGCCTGGTGCCGCGCCTGGGGCCAATTGCCGACTGGGGCCTGCAGCTTGAGCGCAAGCAGCTCGTGGTGGACCCGGCCACCATGGCCACCAGCATGCCCGGCATCTACGCCGTGGGCGACGCCATCAGCTACCCCGGCAAGCGCAAGCTCATCGTGAGCGCCTTTCACGAGGCCACGCTGGCCGCCTTCGGCGCCGCCGAATGGCTGGCCGGCGGCAGCATCCCGCTGGAATACACGACCAGCAGCAGGCGGCTGCAGGACCTGCTGGGCGTGGCGCCAGGCGACAGCTGA